One Pantoea trifolii DNA segment encodes these proteins:
- a CDS encoding PadR family transcriptional regulator: MKQQRDFPWQSDHAQRTVCAGARKKRRERMLDASDIRLLMLHFLANSSAHGYELIKSVEELSKGEYSPSPGIIYPNLTLLEEMDAIRVVDAQASRKAYALNESGVALLAENRDNVDAIIERLTSLAILVNNRSIPQVEQAIHLIKHTLNHRLAQEDISDEALEIVISALHEAAEKIAKS; encoded by the coding sequence ATGAAACAGCAGCGGGATTTTCCATGGCAATCCGATCACGCACAGCGTACCGTCTGTGCAGGCGCACGTAAGAAGCGTCGGGAGCGGATGCTGGATGCCAGCGATATCCGCCTGTTAATGCTGCACTTTCTGGCCAACAGTTCTGCGCACGGTTATGAGCTGATCAAATCGGTTGAAGAGCTCTCCAAAGGGGAATATTCCCCGAGTCCCGGCATTATTTATCCCAACCTGACGCTGCTCGAAGAGATGGATGCGATTCGCGTGGTCGATGCGCAGGCATCACGCAAAGCCTATGCACTGAATGAGAGCGGCGTGGCGCTGCTGGCAGAGAATCGTGACAATGTGGATGCGATTATCGAGCGCTTAACCTCACTGGCGATTCTGGTGAATAACCGCAGCATTCCGCAGGTTGAGCAGGCGATTCACCTGATCAAACACACCTTGAATCATCGTCTGGCGCAGGAAGATATTTCGGATGAGGCGCTGGAGATAGTCATTAGCGCGCTGCACGAAGCGGCGGAAAAAATCGCCAAAAGTTAG